In the genome of Rhodoplanes sp. Z2-YC6860, one region contains:
- a CDS encoding Bug family tripartite tricarboxylate transporter substrate binding protein, producing MKGVLTRTAIVLGLLAVAPAVASAEVWQPTRSIKMICPFPAGGGTDLIARLAAKGLSDRLGQQVYVENRGGANGAIGVQQLMQSDPDGYTIGAISDGPMIVNPALYPNNPYQPLRDFIAVGQMIKFPSLLTANPSTGIKTVADMIKAAKEKPGALNFSSGGIGNFSHMGLELLAIQAGIKLTHVPYRGVGPATTAVLGGEVQLMYNNVATAIEHVRGGKLNALGVGEPKRIEGLPDIPAIAETVPGFEMAAWVGIFVPVKTPQPIVDRLTKETAAFLEDPETKKYFQQQFIVAAYKNPEQFQKYIKVELDRWADVVKTAGIKGE from the coding sequence ATGAAAGGGGTACTGACCAGAACCGCGATTGTGCTTGGCCTCCTTGCTGTGGCGCCGGCGGTGGCCTCGGCGGAGGTTTGGCAGCCAACGCGGTCGATCAAGATGATCTGCCCGTTTCCGGCCGGCGGCGGCACCGATCTCATTGCCCGCCTTGCCGCAAAAGGCCTGAGCGACCGGCTCGGCCAGCAGGTCTATGTCGAGAATCGCGGCGGCGCCAACGGCGCGATCGGCGTGCAGCAACTGATGCAATCGGACCCCGACGGCTACACCATCGGCGCCATTTCCGACGGGCCGATGATCGTCAATCCGGCGCTCTATCCCAACAACCCGTATCAGCCGCTGCGCGACTTCATCGCGGTCGGCCAGATGATCAAATTTCCGTCGCTGCTGACCGCGAACCCATCGACCGGCATCAAGACCGTGGCCGATATGATCAAGGCCGCGAAGGAAAAGCCAGGCGCGCTGAACTTCTCGTCGGGCGGCATCGGCAATTTCAGTCACATGGGACTTGAGCTCCTGGCGATTCAAGCGGGCATCAAACTCACCCACGTGCCCTATCGCGGGGTCGGGCCCGCGACCACCGCGGTGCTCGGTGGCGAGGTCCAGCTCATGTACAACAACGTCGCCACCGCGATCGAGCATGTGCGCGGCGGCAAGCTCAACGCGCTCGGTGTCGGCGAACCCAAGCGCATCGAAGGCCTGCCGGACATTCCGGCCATTGCAGAGACGGTTCCGGGATTCGAGATGGCAGCCTGGGTCGGTATCTTCGTGCCGGTCAAAACGCCGCAGCCGATCGTGGACCGGCTCACCAAGGAAACCGCAGCCTTCCTCGAAGACCCGGAGACCAAGAAATACTTCCAGCAGCAATTCATCGTCGCGGCCTACAAGAACCCCGAGCAGTTCCAGAAATACATCAAAGTCGAGCTCGACCGCTGGGCCGACGTGGTCAAGACCGCAGGCATCAAGGGCGAATAG
- a CDS encoding dodecin family protein, with protein MAKKQQGGVYRIVDVVGVSKTSWEDAGRRAVETAAHSLRDLRIAEVTKMDMTVEDGKVAAFRTRVALSFKYES; from the coding sequence ATGGCGAAGAAGCAGCAAGGCGGCGTCTACCGCATCGTCGATGTGGTCGGTGTCAGCAAGACATCGTGGGAGGATGCCGGACGCCGCGCGGTGGAAACCGCCGCACACTCGCTTCGCGATCTGCGGATCGCCGAGGTCACGAAGATGGACATGACGGTGGAAGACGGCAAGGTCGCGGCGTTCCGCACCCGCGTGGCGCTGTCGTTCAAGTACGAGAGCTGA
- a CDS encoding carboxymuconolactone decarboxylase family protein: MDTKDLADKGLKLRKELFGEAAVAQRMNAFGEFGEPLQHIINAYAYGDVWSRPGLSLGVKSLAMIAMMAAANRPAELRVHLKGALKNGCSPEEIREILLLVALYCGIPAANEAHRAAMDVLKEEKAL; encoded by the coding sequence ATGGATACAAAAGACCTCGCCGACAAAGGCCTCAAGCTCCGCAAGGAGCTGTTCGGCGAAGCCGCCGTCGCACAACGCATGAACGCATTCGGCGAATTCGGCGAGCCGCTGCAGCACATCATCAACGCTTACGCCTATGGCGACGTCTGGAGCCGGCCCGGACTCTCACTCGGCGTCAAGAGCCTGGCCATGATCGCGATGATGGCCGCGGCCAACCGTCCGGCGGAGCTGCGCGTGCATTTGAAGGGCGCGCTGAAGAACGGCTGCTCGCCCGAGGAAATCCGCGAGATCCTACTGCTGGTCGCGCTGTACTGCGGCATCCCCGCTGCCAACGAGGCCCACCGCGCTGCCATGGACGTCCTCAAGGAGGAGAAGGCCCTCTAG
- a CDS encoding glutathione S-transferase family protein: MLTLFYGPGACSMASHIVLEESGEKYEPKKMDLAKGEQRSEAYIKMNPQGRVPLLQLDNGDYLSENTAILPYLGKRFGAWPKDAAAEAKALSLIGFFAASVHPAHAHVGRPERYTADQSAFPGIKEQGLKTFHGYLKQIDGMLAGREWLGDSYSVLDPYGFVFYTWGVRRELPMGELKNYTAFKDRMTKRPAVGRVLEDEKIKI; the protein is encoded by the coding sequence ATGCTGACGCTGTTTTACGGTCCGGGCGCTTGCTCGATGGCTTCGCACATCGTGCTGGAGGAGAGCGGCGAGAAATACGAGCCGAAGAAGATGGATCTCGCCAAGGGCGAGCAGCGCAGCGAGGCGTACATCAAGATGAATCCGCAGGGCCGCGTGCCTCTGCTGCAACTCGACAACGGCGACTATCTTTCCGAGAACACCGCGATCCTGCCCTATCTCGGCAAGCGCTTCGGCGCCTGGCCGAAGGACGCCGCGGCCGAAGCAAAAGCGCTGTCGCTGATCGGCTTCTTTGCGGCGAGCGTGCATCCGGCCCACGCCCATGTCGGGCGGCCCGAGCGCTATACGGCCGACCAGTCGGCGTTCCCCGGCATCAAGGAGCAGGGGCTCAAGACCTTCCACGGCTACCTGAAGCAGATCGACGGCATGCTCGCCGGCCGGGAGTGGCTCGGCGATTCGTATTCGGTGCTCGATCCCTATGGCTTCGTGTTCTACACCTGGGGCGTTCGCCGTGAGCTGCCGATGGGCGAGCTCAAGAACTACACGGCGTTCAAGGACCGCATGACCAAACGGCCCGCGGTCGGCCGCGTGCTCGAGGACGAGAAGATCAAGATTTAG
- a CDS encoding Bug family tripartite tricarboxylate transporter substrate binding protein encodes MRRLGGVLLWLVCAVLLASPASAQGTYPNRPIRVLIPYAPGGLTDVVARYYGDYLRKTQGQTVLVENKPGASGIIAIEELARAKPDGYTIMVGNISTNCLTPVLLAKRMRIDYDKDVQIIARLADTPVFFMATTVNFPPKTFAEFVDYAKAHPDEVRYASAGVGAYQHVNTEILAKRAGGLKLVHIPFKDGGPGILKDIAGGDTQVSWFNVSNSVGMIKAGRVRPLAVAADARLPAWPDVPTIAEVGFPGFRPSQWSAAFAPAGVPREIIDKLHAAFTEAARTPELKAIFEKSGMFAPVDKTAEDARAWLKNEMETWRRDIADAGVKVDSE; translated from the coding sequence ATGCGTCGATTGGGCGGCGTCTTGCTTTGGCTTGTCTGCGCAGTGCTGCTGGCAAGCCCTGCTTCCGCACAGGGCACCTATCCTAACCGTCCGATCCGCGTGCTGATCCCTTATGCGCCCGGCGGGCTCACCGATGTGGTGGCCCGATACTACGGCGATTATCTGCGCAAAACGCAGGGCCAGACCGTGCTGGTCGAGAACAAGCCCGGCGCCTCCGGCATCATCGCCATCGAGGAATTGGCCCGCGCCAAGCCCGATGGCTACACCATCATGGTCGGCAACATCTCGACCAATTGCCTGACGCCGGTGCTGCTCGCCAAGCGCATGCGCATCGATTACGACAAGGATGTGCAGATCATCGCGCGGCTCGCCGATACGCCGGTGTTCTTCATGGCGACGACGGTAAACTTTCCGCCGAAGACCTTCGCCGAGTTCGTCGATTACGCGAAAGCGCATCCCGATGAGGTGCGCTACGCCAGCGCCGGCGTCGGCGCCTATCAGCACGTCAACACCGAGATCCTGGCGAAGCGCGCCGGCGGGCTGAAGCTCGTCCACATTCCGTTCAAGGACGGCGGCCCGGGCATCCTGAAAGATATCGCCGGCGGCGACACCCAGGTGTCGTGGTTCAACGTCTCCAACTCGGTCGGCATGATCAAAGCCGGCCGGGTGCGCCCGCTCGCGGTCGCGGCCGATGCACGGCTGCCGGCCTGGCCGGACGTGCCGACCATCGCCGAGGTCGGCTTTCCAGGCTTCCGCCCGTCGCAATGGTCGGCGGCCTTTGCGCCGGCCGGCGTGCCGCGCGAGATCATCGACAAGCTGCACGCGGCGTTCACGGAAGCCGCACGCACGCCCGAACTGAAAGCGATCTTCGAGAAAAGCGGCATGTTCGCGCCGGTCGACAAGACCGCCGAAGATGCGCGCGCGTGGCTCAAGAACGAGATGGAAACCTGGCGGCGCGACATCGCCGATGCGGGCGTGAAGGTGGACAGCGAGTGA
- a CDS encoding alpha-hydroxy acid oxidase, translating into MNDVSTAKPLSGLDEVRARFLNLHEIVLAARAKLDRNYWDYLIGGAETETTLRRNRLAIDSLAFRPRILRNVNSTDTSATFLKRKFAMPVALAPIGSIERFDPAATAAVANAAGSFGIPMFQSSVSKPELEETAKEVPEGLKIFQLYVRGDQAWVEAIFDRAVAAGFGALCLTVDTHHYSRRERDISKRYSAASARTSEHSQFQSSLDWAQFDKIRKRYKQPLIVKGIATAEDAKLAVEHGVDVIYVSNHGGRQLDQGLGTIDMLPEIVAAVHGCAEIIVDGGFCRGTDVIKAIALGADMVCVGRLYAYGMAAAGRDGIYRVLELLQDEMIRCMGLAGVNKLGELDPSYVRAAPPVRPPHVLSAFPFIEAPDDKYY; encoded by the coding sequence ATGAACGACGTCTCTACCGCCAAACCGCTGTCCGGCCTGGACGAGGTCCGCGCCCGCTTTCTCAATCTGCATGAGATCGTGCTGGCGGCACGCGCCAAGCTCGACCGCAACTATTGGGACTACCTGATCGGCGGCGCCGAGACCGAAACCACGCTGCGCCGCAATCGGCTGGCCATCGACTCGCTGGCGTTCCGGCCGCGCATCCTGCGCAACGTCAATTCAACCGACACCAGCGCGACCTTCCTCAAGCGCAAGTTCGCGATGCCGGTGGCGCTTGCCCCAATCGGCAGCATCGAGCGCTTCGATCCCGCCGCGACCGCCGCCGTCGCCAATGCGGCGGGCTCGTTCGGCATTCCGATGTTCCAGAGCTCGGTGTCGAAGCCCGAGTTGGAGGAGACCGCCAAGGAAGTCCCCGAAGGGCTGAAAATCTTCCAGCTCTACGTGCGCGGCGACCAGGCCTGGGTCGAGGCGATCTTCGACCGCGCCGTGGCCGCGGGCTTCGGGGCGCTCTGCCTCACGGTCGACACGCATCACTACAGCCGCCGCGAACGCGACATCTCCAAACGCTATTCCGCGGCCTCGGCGCGCACCTCCGAGCACTCGCAGTTCCAGAGCTCGCTCGACTGGGCGCAATTCGACAAAATTCGCAAGCGCTACAAACAGCCGCTGATCGTCAAGGGCATCGCCACCGCGGAGGACGCCAAGCTCGCGGTCGAGCACGGCGTCGACGTGATCTATGTGTCGAACCATGGCGGCCGGCAGCTCGATCAGGGGCTCGGCACCATCGACATGCTGCCGGAGATCGTGGCCGCGGTGCACGGCTGCGCCGAGATCATCGTCGACGGCGGCTTCTGCCGGGGCACCGACGTGATCAAGGCCATCGCGCTCGGCGCCGACATGGTTTGCGTCGGTAGGCTTTACGCCTATGGCATGGCGGCCGCCGGCCGCGACGGCATCTATCGGGTGCTCGAGCTTTTGCAGGACGAAATGATCCGCTGCATGGGGCTCGCGGGCGTGAACAAGCTCGGCGAACTCGATCCATCCTATGTGCGCGCCGCGCCTCCGGTGCGCCCGCCGCACGTGCTGAGCGCGTTCCCCTTTATCGAGGCGCCGGACGACAAGTATTACTGA
- a CDS encoding NAD(P)-dependent oxidoreductase, with amino-acid sequence MSKKTVGVIGLGLMGEVLAGRLMAARFGVKGYDVDPAKNAKLAARGGQAASSPADVADCDTIALAVFNTDQVEEVCEKALLPVAKAGTVVLCTSTCDPDRIQALGERLKGTNIRFLETPVSGTSEQVRVGDGVGLIGGDPKTADDAKAVLDALFPRRFHIGKAGDGGRAKLAVNLILGLNRMALAEGLTFAERMALDPKAFLAVAQGSASQSQVMGTKGPKMLARDFAPEGRVKQTLKDVHMMLDQAEQLGQELPMLRVHCDVLESCVRAGEAERDNSIIVEEIRRRHRAVT; translated from the coding sequence ATGAGCAAGAAAACCGTGGGCGTGATCGGGCTCGGCCTGATGGGCGAGGTGCTGGCGGGCCGTCTGATGGCCGCGCGCTTCGGCGTCAAAGGCTACGATGTCGATCCTGCCAAGAACGCCAAGCTCGCCGCGCGGGGCGGGCAGGCCGCGTCGTCGCCGGCCGATGTCGCGGATTGCGACACGATCGCGCTCGCTGTGTTCAACACCGACCAGGTGGAGGAGGTGTGCGAGAAGGCGCTGCTGCCGGTCGCCAAGGCCGGCACGGTCGTGCTCTGCACCAGCACCTGCGATCCCGATCGCATCCAGGCTTTGGGCGAGCGTCTCAAGGGCACCAACATCCGCTTTCTCGAAACGCCGGTGTCCGGCACCAGCGAGCAGGTGCGGGTCGGTGACGGTGTCGGTCTCATCGGCGGCGATCCGAAGACCGCGGACGATGCCAAAGCTGTGCTCGACGCGCTGTTTCCGCGACGCTTCCACATCGGCAAGGCCGGCGATGGCGGCCGCGCCAAGCTCGCGGTCAATCTCATTCTCGGGCTCAACCGCATGGCGCTGGCCGAGGGGCTGACCTTTGCCGAGCGCATGGCGCTCGATCCGAAGGCGTTTCTCGCGGTGGCCCAGGGCTCGGCGTCACAGTCGCAAGTCATGGGCACCAAAGGCCCGAAGATGCTGGCACGGGATTTCGCGCCCGAGGGCCGCGTCAAGCAGACGCTGAAGGACGTGCACATGATGCTCGATCAGGCCGAGCAGCTCGGCCAGGAGCTGCCGATGCTGCGCGTGCATTGCGACGTGCTGGAGTCTTGCGTTCGCGCGGGCGAGGCCGAGCGCGACAACAGCATCATCGTCGAGGAGATTCGAAGACGTCACCGGGCCGTGACTTGA
- a CDS encoding acyl-CoA dehydrogenase family protein — MDFSLSNEQRSWQMQARKFAQEEIKPIALDLDEAPDAHGTFNWDIVEKGSKLGFRTLAVPKEYGGEGTDYVTQALVMAELARGDSAISKTFSQNWKWSHLIAQACNPEQKERFLRPFVADHRFLLGKGITEPTAGSDNRMPPSDAPKAGLKLRAERQGDDWILNGEKCFIANAPVGKLFFIDARTDPNAPLRQGTTMFLVPRDTPGFRIGKVFNKSGWRFYRNGEMIFENARVPHANVVGHVNNSDMKTQAAGDRTGGDIFGDLELAANALGVCDDACESAMKHAKTATQGGKPLFDQQLVQLKINKMHMWTEALRSLVMRVAWEHDHKVHSANAGLAMNLSTDVIQEVTELNLEIHVGAGGNALRHAEKLVRDGFIWSHLAGDTVQRLKVAARLAKMAAH; from the coding sequence ATGGATTTTTCACTGAGCAACGAACAGCGCTCCTGGCAGATGCAGGCCCGCAAATTCGCCCAGGAGGAGATCAAGCCGATTGCGCTCGATCTCGACGAAGCACCGGACGCCCACGGCACCTTCAACTGGGACATCGTCGAGAAGGGATCGAAGCTCGGCTTCCGCACGCTGGCGGTGCCGAAGGAATACGGCGGCGAAGGCACCGACTACGTGACCCAGGCGCTGGTCATGGCGGAGCTCGCCCGCGGCGACAGCGCGATCTCCAAGACCTTCAGCCAGAACTGGAAGTGGAGCCATCTGATCGCGCAGGCCTGCAATCCCGAACAGAAGGAGCGGTTTCTCCGGCCGTTCGTCGCCGATCACCGATTTCTGCTCGGCAAGGGCATCACCGAGCCGACCGCGGGCTCCGACAACCGCATGCCGCCGAGCGACGCGCCGAAAGCCGGCCTGAAGCTCCGCGCCGAGCGCCAGGGCGATGACTGGATCTTGAATGGCGAGAAATGCTTCATCGCCAATGCGCCAGTCGGCAAGCTGTTCTTCATCGACGCGCGCACCGATCCGAACGCGCCGCTGCGCCAGGGCACCACGATGTTCCTGGTGCCGCGCGACACGCCGGGCTTCCGCATCGGCAAGGTGTTCAACAAAAGCGGCTGGCGGTTCTATCGCAACGGCGAGATGATCTTCGAGAACGCCCGCGTGCCGCACGCCAACGTGGTCGGCCACGTCAACAACTCCGACATGAAGACGCAAGCCGCGGGCGATCGCACCGGCGGCGACATCTTCGGCGATCTCGAATTGGCCGCGAATGCGCTCGGCGTCTGCGACGATGCATGTGAGTCCGCGATGAAGCACGCCAAGACCGCGACGCAAGGCGGCAAGCCGCTGTTCGATCAGCAACTGGTGCAGCTCAAGATCAACAAGATGCACATGTGGACCGAGGCGCTGCGGTCATTGGTCATGCGGGTGGCCTGGGAGCACGACCACAAGGTCCATTCGGCCAATGCCGGACTTGCGATGAATCTTTCGACCGACGTGATCCAGGAGGTCACGGAGCTGAACCTGGAGATTCACGTCGGGGCCGGCGGAAATGCGCTGCGTCACGCCGAAAAGCTCGTGCGCGACGGCTTCATCTGGAGCCATCTCGCCGGCGACACCGTGCAGCGGCTCAAGGTCGCGGCGCGGTTGGCCAAGATGGCGGCGCATTAG
- a CDS encoding isocitrate/isopropylmalate dehydrogenase family protein has translation MKIGIMHGDDIGLEVVPEAVKVMKAAAAKTGLAIEWHELLIGKAGHEKYGDTLPKITEDTLRTLDGWFMGPIGHGAYPRGDMTWVMPPIRKKFDLFTALRPSLSHPTIPSIHKNVDIAFFRELTEGMLYSETVVAGLPEFRPNDDITISSRVITRKGSNRVAREAFELARTRPRKKVTAAHKEPVYRLACGMFAEECRKVAKEYPDVAYDEMMIDSIAMKLVTDPQRFDVVVTTNQFGDILTDIGAGLVGGLGLAPGLCIGEKQAMAQATHGSAPDISGQNIANPYAMIVSGQMLMGWLGRKHKNDKAIAASDLMLKAVTKVLADGKALTRDLGGKASTTEMGDAIVAAL, from the coding sequence TTGAAAATCGGAATCATGCACGGCGACGACATCGGCCTGGAAGTCGTTCCCGAAGCCGTGAAGGTGATGAAAGCTGCGGCGGCCAAGACCGGGCTCGCCATCGAATGGCACGAGCTGCTGATCGGAAAGGCCGGCCACGAGAAATACGGCGACACGCTGCCCAAGATCACCGAGGACACGCTGCGCACCCTCGACGGCTGGTTCATGGGCCCGATCGGCCATGGTGCCTATCCGCGCGGCGACATGACCTGGGTGATGCCGCCGATCCGCAAGAAGTTCGATCTGTTCACCGCACTGCGGCCGTCGCTGTCGCATCCGACCATTCCGTCGATCCACAAGAACGTCGACATCGCGTTCTTCCGCGAGCTCACGGAGGGCATGCTTTATTCGGAGACGGTCGTCGCCGGCTTGCCCGAGTTCCGGCCGAACGACGACATCACCATCTCGTCGCGCGTGATCACCCGCAAGGGCTCGAACCGAGTCGCGCGCGAAGCGTTCGAATTGGCGCGCACGCGGCCGCGCAAGAAGGTCACCGCCGCACACAAGGAACCGGTCTATCGGCTGGCCTGCGGCATGTTCGCCGAGGAGTGCCGCAAGGTCGCGAAGGAATATCCGGACGTCGCCTATGACGAGATGATGATCGACTCGATCGCCATGAAGCTCGTCACCGATCCGCAGCGCTTCGACGTGGTCGTCACCACCAACCAGTTCGGCGATATCCTGACCGACATCGGCGCGGGCCTGGTCGGAGGCTTGGGTCTCGCGCCGGGCCTGTGCATCGGCGAGAAGCAGGCGATGGCACAGGCGACGCACGGCTCGGCGCCCGACATCTCAGGCCAGAACATCGCCAATCCCTACGCCATGATCGTGTCGGGCCAAATGCTGATGGGCTGGCTTGGTCGGAAGCATAAGAACGACAAGGCTATCGCTGCGTCCGACTTGATGCTCAAGGCGGTGACCAAGGTTCTGGCCGACGGCAAGGCGCTGACGCGCGATCTCGGCGGCAAGGCGAGCACGACCGAAATGGGAGACGCCATCGTCGCGGCGCTCTGA
- a CDS encoding Gfo/Idh/MocA family protein has product MINAAVIGLGRWGKSLVTAVQGKSQRIRFVHGVSKEPDDVRAFAAQHGFRLSTELDDAIANPEVQAVFLATPHSLHVEQVRAVARAGKPVWCEKPLALTRAEAARAVSACRDAKVVLGSGNNKRCFASMRELKKLVTSGALGDIIHIEAHYSNEHSTRTVAGGWRDDPNESPGGGLTGAGLHILDALINLGGPMRSVDAKLYEQKPPPDPRDCLAVLAQFTSGATGTMATVRAAPNIWRVHVFGSKGMAEARDEDQLTVSMIGGAPAQTHTYEHVDSLKALAESFADAVEGRGPFLVSPDEMLALIGAFEAILTSLKVGGPAQIPA; this is encoded by the coding sequence ATGATCAATGCCGCCGTCATCGGCCTCGGACGCTGGGGCAAATCCCTCGTCACCGCCGTACAAGGCAAAAGCCAGCGCATCCGCTTCGTTCATGGCGTCAGCAAGGAGCCGGACGACGTCCGCGCCTTCGCCGCGCAACACGGCTTCCGGCTCTCGACCGAACTCGACGACGCGATCGCCAATCCCGAGGTCCAGGCCGTGTTTCTCGCGACGCCCCACTCGCTCCATGTCGAGCAGGTGCGCGCTGTCGCCCGCGCCGGAAAGCCGGTGTGGTGCGAGAAGCCGTTGGCGCTGACACGGGCCGAGGCTGCCCGCGCGGTCTCGGCCTGCCGCGACGCCAAGGTCGTGCTCGGCAGCGGCAACAACAAGCGCTGCTTTGCCTCGATGCGCGAGCTGAAGAAGCTCGTCACGAGCGGCGCGCTCGGCGACATCATCCATATCGAGGCGCATTACTCGAACGAGCATTCGACCCGCACGGTCGCCGGCGGCTGGCGCGACGATCCGAACGAGTCGCCCGGCGGCGGCCTGACCGGCGCAGGCCTCCACATCCTCGACGCGCTGATCAATCTCGGCGGCCCGATGCGCAGCGTCGACGCCAAGCTCTACGAGCAGAAGCCGCCGCCCGACCCACGGGATTGCCTCGCCGTGCTGGCGCAGTTCACCTCCGGCGCGACCGGCACCATGGCCACGGTCCGCGCCGCGCCGAACATCTGGCGGGTCCACGTGTTCGGCTCCAAGGGCATGGCCGAGGCCCGCGACGAAGACCAGCTCACCGTCAGCATGATCGGCGGCGCGCCCGCGCAGACCCACACCTACGAGCATGTCGACTCGCTGAAGGCTCTGGCCGAGTCCTTCGCCGATGCCGTCGAGGGTCGCGGCCCGTTCCTGGTCTCCCCCGACGAAATGCTGGCCCTGATTGGCGCCTTTGAAGCCATCCTGACATCGCTTAAAGTCGGCGGCCCAGCGCAAATTCCCGCCTAG
- a CDS encoding cupin domain-containing protein — MRLIHAVTCVAICFALQAHAADAPKENKGFTSSKATIVDLSPEFPGMNGRQLRLRVLTIEPGGHIGLHSHKERPAVVYFMQGTDTVIRDDGTSQTFKPGDTTGEPGTTVHWHRNDGTDAVILITADIVKP; from the coding sequence ATGAGACTGATTCATGCGGTAACTTGCGTTGCGATCTGCTTTGCGCTGCAAGCCCATGCGGCCGACGCGCCAAAAGAAAACAAGGGCTTTACGTCGAGCAAAGCCACCATCGTGGATTTGAGTCCTGAGTTTCCGGGAATGAACGGGCGTCAACTGCGGCTGCGGGTGCTGACGATCGAGCCGGGCGGACACATCGGTCTGCACAGCCACAAGGAGCGGCCCGCCGTCGTTTACTTTATGCAAGGCACGGACACCGTCATCCGCGATGACGGCACGTCGCAGACGTTCAAACCCGGCGATACGACAGGCGAGCCCGGCACGACGGTGCATTGGCATCGCAACGATGGAACGGACGCTGTCATTTTGATCACGGCAGATATCGTCAAGCCGTGA
- a CDS encoding acyl-CoA dehydrogenase family protein, whose protein sequence is MYDLHLSPEQLEFRDTVRSFVNDEVKPVTLKADRLDLADRTLPADVLRKASQMGLRTIALPEDLGGVGADALTCCIVIEELAVGDTDLAAVLAETAALSLRLFPAMTPEQGDRFLQKFLEDDDHHLACAEREPDAETALGINYHRPGSVERRVTTTATRNGNEFIINGVKDHVANATVAKLIAVEAQTDKGPALILVPRDTPGLSVSAQPGPRWFHGDRGRIELKDCRVPAGNLLTLGGAPDAGRAIPFREAVNIGIGRAAHEAAVDYSQLRVQGGRPIAEHQAIGTKLADIAIRLDVARSVVWRAAWAADHADAFADRSLPNLPLTTIAKVYTTEAIYRATKDAAECFGAMGVMRDMPLQKYIHDARVCLYSGDGAADDRLRIAEAVTQFRRGAPMLAAE, encoded by the coding sequence ATGTACGATCTGCATCTGTCACCTGAACAGTTGGAGTTTCGCGACACGGTGCGAAGCTTCGTCAATGACGAGGTCAAGCCGGTGACGCTCAAGGCCGACCGGCTCGATCTCGCCGATCGCACCTTGCCTGCCGACGTCCTTCGCAAGGCCTCGCAGATGGGACTACGCACGATCGCGCTTCCCGAGGATCTGGGCGGCGTCGGCGCGGACGCGCTGACCTGCTGCATCGTGATCGAGGAGCTTGCCGTCGGCGACACCGACCTGGCCGCAGTGCTCGCCGAAACCGCTGCGCTGTCGCTGCGGCTGTTTCCGGCGATGACGCCGGAGCAAGGCGACCGCTTCCTGCAGAAATTCCTGGAAGATGACGACCATCACCTCGCCTGCGCGGAGCGCGAGCCCGATGCCGAGACGGCGCTGGGCATCAACTACCACCGGCCGGGCAGCGTCGAGCGACGCGTCACGACCACCGCGACGCGCAACGGCAACGAGTTCATCATCAACGGCGTCAAGGACCATGTCGCCAATGCCACCGTCGCCAAGCTGATCGCGGTCGAAGCGCAGACCGACAAGGGCCCGGCGCTGATCCTGGTGCCGCGCGACACGCCCGGTCTGAGCGTCAGCGCGCAGCCCGGGCCGCGCTGGTTTCATGGCGACCGCGGCCGGATCGAGCTGAAGGATTGCCGCGTGCCGGCGGGCAATCTGCTCACGTTGGGCGGCGCGCCGGACGCGGGCCGCGCCATTCCGTTTCGTGAGGCTGTCAACATCGGCATCGGGCGCGCCGCCCATGAGGCCGCCGTGGACTATTCGCAGCTTCGCGTGCAGGGCGGCCGCCCGATCGCCGAGCACCAGGCGATCGGCACCAAGCTTGCCGACATCGCGATCCGGCTCGACGTCGCCCGCTCCGTCGTGTGGCGCGCCGCCTGGGCGGCGGATCATGCCGATGCCTTCGCCGACCGGAGCTTGCCAAACCTGCCGCTCACGACCATCGCCAAGGTCTACACGACCGAGGCGATCTATCGCGCCACCAAGGACGCCGCCGAATGCTTCGGCGCCATGGGCGTGATGCGCGACATGCCGCTGCAGAAGTACATCCACGACGCCCGCGTCTGCCTCTACTCCGGCGATGGCGCGGCCGACGACCGGCTGCGCATCGCCGAAGCCGTCACCCAATTTCGGCGCGGCGCGCCGATGCTCGCTGCCGAATAA